The Opitutaceae bacterium genome has a window encoding:
- a CDS encoding biotin--[acetyl-CoA-carboxylase] ligase, with protein sequence MSASDLLIVRRMLQAGDGFVSGNELGAELAMSRVGIWARMEGLKKQGFRFEAVRRRGYRLVDAPRELNPLLVQAHCSLRSIPTIEFREEVDSTNSEAERLLAAGAVTPFVVLARSQTRGRGRLGRNWSSPDRGNLYASFAFRPRIPPIRMQTFTLWMGVNVCEALRNFGRFAPSVKWPNDILFDGRKLGGMLTEARIDSDQIRDVVFGLGLNVNIGPTDWPADLAATAISLSQVLGQSIDINRMTAALLGRIVKAYDTFIANQHSDTFFQLWERFDLLCGRSVTLRQGEERFQGVARGINAQGALELEFPDGTRRAFLAGDATLAAAAPSTR encoded by the coding sequence ATGAGCGCGTCCGATCTTCTTATCGTCCGAAGGATGCTCCAGGCCGGTGACGGTTTTGTCTCCGGCAATGAACTCGGAGCGGAACTGGCCATGTCGCGAGTCGGCATCTGGGCCCGGATGGAGGGCCTGAAGAAGCAGGGTTTTCGTTTCGAAGCGGTTCGGCGGCGCGGTTACCGACTGGTTGACGCACCGCGGGAACTCAACCCGCTCCTCGTCCAGGCCCATTGCTCCCTTCGGTCCATTCCGACCATCGAGTTCCGCGAAGAGGTCGACAGCACGAACAGCGAGGCCGAGCGCCTGCTTGCCGCCGGCGCGGTCACGCCGTTTGTCGTCCTCGCCCGCAGTCAGACCCGCGGTCGCGGACGACTCGGGCGCAACTGGTCGAGCCCCGACCGGGGCAATCTCTATGCCAGTTTTGCCTTTCGACCGAGGATTCCTCCAATCCGCATGCAGACCTTCACCCTGTGGATGGGAGTGAACGTCTGCGAAGCCCTCCGCAACTTCGGCCGATTCGCCCCTTCCGTGAAATGGCCCAATGATATCCTCTTCGACGGAAGAAAACTGGGAGGCATGCTGACCGAGGCACGCATCGACTCCGACCAGATCCGCGATGTCGTCTTCGGACTCGGCCTGAATGTCAATATCGGCCCGACAGACTGGCCGGCCGACCTCGCGGCCACCGCCATTTCCCTCTCACAGGTTCTCGGCCAATCAATCGACATCAATCGAATGACGGCTGCCCTGCTGGGCCGGATCGTAAAGGCCTACGATACGTTCATTGCCAACCAACACTCGGACACCTTCTTCCAGTTGTGGGAACGATTTGACCTGCTCTGCGGCCGGTCGGTCACCCTCCGACAGGGCGAAGAGCGTTTTCAGGGAGTCGCCCGCGGAATCAATGCCCAGGGCGCCCTTGAGCTCGAGTTTCCGGATGGCACCCGGCGTGCCTTCCTGGCCGGAGACGCCACTCTGGCCGCGGCGGCCCCGTCGACCCGATGA
- a CDS encoding glutamate-5-semialdehyde dehydrogenase, producing the protein MTTAIDTELDQMVRAMAGRAREASLRLATASTASKNAFLSRLADLVESSVAILQSENARDLEAGEAAGLTGALLDRLRLTDARIKAMAEGTREVRDLPDPVGLEIEKTVRPNGIEIQKVRVPIGVIGIIYESRPNVTVDCSILCLKSGNAAILRGGKEAFHTNQALAGLIRQALRDSNLPEAAIQLIPTTDRNALLTLLKLDSLVNCIIPRGGEGLIRFVAETSTIPVIKHYKGVCTVYVDREADPAMAEAIVINAKCQRPSVCNAAENLFIHAGVASTLLPGLARSLRRHAVQLRVDPAAAAILEAHQIDFQPATEADWSEEYLDLILAVRVVPSLDAAIRDINTFGSAHSDAIITRDESRADRFLAGVDSATVYWNASTRFTDGFEFGLGAEIGISTDKLHARGPMGLTELCSYKYVIRGTGQIR; encoded by the coding sequence GTGACGACCGCGATTGATACCGAATTGGACCAGATGGTCCGTGCCATGGCCGGCCGGGCGAGGGAGGCATCCCTCCGCCTGGCCACCGCGTCGACCGCGTCCAAGAACGCCTTTCTCAGCCGTCTGGCCGATCTGGTGGAATCTTCGGTGGCAATCCTCCAGTCTGAAAACGCCAGGGATCTTGAAGCCGGTGAAGCCGCCGGACTGACCGGCGCACTCCTCGACCGTCTTCGCCTGACCGATGCCCGGATCAAAGCCATGGCCGAAGGCACCCGCGAGGTTCGCGATCTGCCCGACCCGGTGGGCCTGGAAATCGAGAAAACGGTCCGACCGAACGGGATTGAGATCCAAAAGGTCCGCGTTCCCATCGGAGTCATCGGCATCATCTACGAGTCGCGCCCCAATGTGACCGTCGATTGCTCCATCCTCTGCCTCAAATCCGGCAACGCCGCCATCCTTCGCGGCGGAAAGGAAGCGTTCCACACCAACCAGGCCCTGGCCGGCCTGATCCGACAGGCACTCAGGGATTCCAACCTGCCCGAAGCGGCCATTCAACTCATCCCGACGACCGACCGCAATGCCCTCCTGACCCTGCTGAAACTGGACAGCCTGGTCAATTGCATCATCCCGCGGGGCGGCGAGGGGCTCATCCGCTTTGTGGCCGAAACCTCGACCATCCCGGTGATCAAACACTACAAGGGCGTATGCACCGTCTACGTCGATCGGGAGGCCGATCCGGCCATGGCCGAGGCAATTGTCATCAACGCCAAGTGTCAGCGTCCCTCCGTCTGCAACGCGGCAGAAAACCTTTTCATCCACGCCGGGGTGGCTTCCACCCTCCTGCCCGGCCTGGCCCGCTCCCTTCGTCGACACGCGGTTCAACTCCGGGTCGACCCGGCCGCAGCCGCCATCCTTGAGGCACACCAGATCGATTTTCAGCCGGCCACCGAGGCCGACTGGAGTGAAGAATACCTCGACCTGATCCTCGCTGTCCGGGTGGTCCCGTCTCTCGACGCCGCCATCCGCGACATCAACACCTTTGGCTCCGCCCACAGCGACGCCATCATCACCCGGGATGAAAGCCGGGCCGACCGATTCCTTGCCGGCGTCGACTCCGCCACCGTCTACTGGAATGCCAGCACCCGTTTCACCGACGGATTCGAGTTCGGCCTCGGCGCCGAGATCGGGATCTCGACCGACAAGCTCCATGCCCGCGGGCCGATGGGCCTGACCGAACTCTGCAGCTACAAGTATGTCATCCGCGGAACCGGACAGATCCGCTGA
- the nadC gene encoding carboxylating nicotinate-nucleotide diphosphorylase codes for MKRKRLTSSLPRCEQISWSDLEPSALRTLISLARREDLSGSGFRRSAAHRGDVTTRSLIAPATAGRARLVARQPMVVCGLPLVPLILDCYGQSTGFRPLRRDGDTVEAGDALGQFSLPAARLLTAERVILNFLQHLSGIATQTARFARLLAESPTRILDTRKTTPGYRALEKYAVARGGGWNHRLGLYDRVMIKDNHLAARDSGTGSALRDAILAARRRNPDLLIEVEVDALDQIPAVMEALPEIILLDNFTPSAIRQAVRLIAGRAAIEASGGITLDSIPAYAHLGLDFISSGALVHQSRWVDIGLDWTPR; via the coding sequence ATGAAAAGGAAACGGCTAACATCCAGTCTCCCCCGGTGCGAGCAGATATCGTGGTCCGATCTCGAGCCTTCAGCCCTTCGAACCCTGATCAGCCTCGCCCGTCGCGAGGATCTGTCCGGTTCGGGTTTCCGCCGGTCCGCCGCCCACCGGGGCGACGTGACCACCCGGAGCCTGATTGCGCCGGCCACGGCCGGTCGGGCCCGACTCGTGGCCCGCCAGCCGATGGTCGTCTGCGGATTGCCTCTCGTCCCGTTGATCCTGGACTGCTATGGACAGTCGACGGGATTCCGCCCCTTGCGCCGGGATGGTGATACGGTCGAGGCAGGCGATGCCCTCGGCCAATTCTCACTGCCGGCCGCCCGGCTTCTCACCGCCGAGAGAGTCATCCTCAATTTCCTCCAACACCTCAGCGGAATCGCCACCCAGACCGCCAGGTTCGCCCGTCTGCTGGCGGAATCTCCCACCCGTATCCTCGACACCCGCAAGACCACGCCAGGCTACCGGGCTCTCGAAAAGTATGCGGTGGCAAGGGGCGGAGGCTGGAACCACCGTCTCGGGCTCTACGACCGGGTCATGATCAAGGACAATCACCTGGCCGCAAGAGACAGCGGCACCGGCAGCGCCCTGCGCGATGCCATCCTGGCCGCCCGACGCCGGAACCCTGACCTCTTGATCGAGGTTGAAGTGGATGCACTCGACCAGATCCCGGCCGTCATGGAAGCCCTCCCCGAGATCATCCTCCTCGACAATTTCACGCCGTCCGCCATCCGGCAGGCAGTCCGCCTGATCGCGGGGCGGGCCGCGATCGAGGCCAGCGGCGGCATCACCCTCGACTCGATCCCCGCTTATGCCCATCTCGGGCTGGACTTCATTTCGAGCGGAGCCCTCGTCCATCAGAGCCGGTGGGTCGATATCGGGTTGGATTGGACACCCCGATGA